One genomic segment of Ricinus communis isolate WT05 ecotype wild-type chromosome 3, ASM1957865v1, whole genome shotgun sequence includes these proteins:
- the LOC8259073 gene encoding beta-galactosidase 15, whose protein sequence is MASLKFLLAISFSLFTFHLVSAAVISHDGRAITIDGKRRVLLSGSIHYPRSTPQMWPDLIKKSKEGGLDAIETYVFWNVHEPSRRQYDFGGNLDLVRFIKAVQDEGLYAVLRIGPYVCAEWNYGGFPVWLHNMPGIELRTANSIFMNEMQNFTSLIVDMMKQEQLFASQGGPIIIAQVENEYGNVMSSYGAAGKAYIDWCANMAESLNIGVPWIMCQQSDAPDPMINTCNGWYCDQFTPSNPNSPKMWTENWTGWFKSWGGKDPHRTAEDVAFAVARFFQTGGTFQNYYMYHGGTNFGRTAGGPYITTSYDYDAPLDEFGNLNQPKWGHLKQLHDVLHSMEEILTSGTVSSVDYDNSVTATIYATDKESSCFLSNANETSDATIEFKGTTYTIPAWSVSILPDCANVGYNTAKVKTQTSVMVKRDNKAEDEPTSLNWSWRPENVDKTVLLGQGHIHAKQIVDQKAVANDASDYLWYMTSVDLKKDDLIWSKDMSIRINGSGHILHAYVNGEYLGSQWSEYSVSNYVFEKSVKLKHGRNLITLLSATVGLANYGANYDLIQAGILGPVELVGRKGDETIIKDLSNNRWSYKVGLLGLEDKLYLSDSKHASKWQEQELPTNKMLTWYKTTFKAPLGTDPVVLDLQGLGKGMAWINGNSIGRYWPSFLAEDDGCSTDLCDYRGPYDNNKCVSNCGKPTQRWYHVPRSFLQDNENTLVLFEEFGGNPSQVNFQTVVTGVACVSGDEGEVVEISCNGQSISAVQFASFGDPQGTCGSSVKGSCEGTEDALLIVQKACVGNESCSLEVSHKLFGSTSCDNGVNRLAVEVLC, encoded by the exons ATGGCTTCTCTGAAGTTTCTTTTAGCTATTTCATTTTCCCTTTTCACTTTTCATTTAGTTTCGGCTGCAGTCATTTCCCATGATGGAAGGGCTATAACGATTGATGGGAAACGTAGGGTTTTGTTATCCGGCTCTATCCATTATCCAAGAAGCACACCTCAA ATGTGGCCTGACTTGATCAAGAAATCAAAGGAAGGTGGACTAGATGCCATTGAAACATATGTGTTTTGGAATGTTCATGAACCATCTCGTCGCCAATATGATTTTGGTGGTAATCTTGATCTTGTAAGATTCATCAAAGCAGTTCAAGATGAAGGACTATATGCCGTTCTTCGCATTGGACCTTATGTTTGTGCCGAATGGAATTATgg tGGCTTTCCTGTGTGGTTACACAACATGCCTGGAATTGAGCTCCGAACTgcaaatagtatatttatg aaTGAGATGCAAAATTTCACATCATTGATAGTTGATATGATGAAACAAGAGCAACTTTTTGCTTCACAAGGAGGCCCAATTATTATCGCCCAG GTTGAGAATGAGTATGGGAATGTGATGTCTTCGTATGGAGCCGCTGGAAAGGCATATATAGACTGGTGCGCAAATATGGCTGAATCCCTTAACATTGGAGTTCCATGGATTATGTGCCAACAAAGTGATGCACCTGACCCAATG ATCAACACATGCAATGGTTGGTATTGTGATCAATTCACACCCAGCAACCCAAATAGTCCAAAAATGTGGACTGAGAATTGGACTGGCTGGTTCAAGAGCTGGGGTGGTAAGGATCCTCATAGAACTGCTGAAGATGTTGCTTTTGCTGTTGCTAGATTCTTCCAAACTGGTGGCACCTTCCAAAATTATTATATG TACCATGGTGGAACTAATTTTGGTAGAACAGCTGGTGGTCCTTACATCACAACAAGTTATGATTATGATGCACCGCTTGATGAATTTG GAAATCTGAATCAACCAAAATGGGGCCACTTGAAGCAGCTTCATGATGTTTTGCATTCCATGGAAGAAATTCTTACTTCTGGCACTGTTTCTTCAGTAGACTATGACAATTCTGTCACG GCCACTATTTATGCAACTGATAAAGAGTCAAGTTGCTTTCTTAGCAATGCAAATGAAACATCAGATGCTACCATTGAATTTAAAGGGACTACATATACAATTCCTGCATGGTCTGTTAGTATCCTTCCTGATTGTGCAAATGTTGGATACAACACTGCCAAg GTGAAAACTCAAACTTCAGTGATGGTAAAGAGGGATAACAAAGCTGAGGATGAACCCACTTCCCTTAATTGGTCATGGAGGCCTGAGAATGTTGATAAGACTGTACTTCTTGGGCAAGGGCATATTCATGCAAAGCAAATTGTTGATCAAAAAGCTGTAGCTAATGATGCTAGTGATTACCTTTGGTATATGACAAG TGTGGACCTCAAGAAAGATGATCTGATTTGGAGTAAGGACATGTCCATTAGAATTAACGGCAGTGGCCACATTCTTCATGCATATGTCAATGGAGAATATCTTG GTTCTCAATGGTCCGAGTATAGCGTGTCCAACTATGTCTTTGAGAAAAGTGTCAAGTTGAAGCATGGAAGAAACCTGATCACCTTACTCAGTGCGACAGTCGGATTAGCG AACTATGGTGCCAATTATGATTTGATTCAAGCTGGAATTCTTGGTCCAGTTGAGTTGGTGGGACGTAAGGGTGATGAAACTATTATTAAAGATTTATCTAATAATAGATGGTCATACAAGGTTGGATTGCTTGGCTTGGAGGATAAACTTTACCTTTCTGATTCAAAGCATGCTTCTAAATGGCAAGAGCAAGAACTTCCCACAAACAAAATGCTGACTTGGTATAAG ACCACTTTTAAAGCTCCATTGGGAACAGATCCTGTAGTGTTAGATTTGCAAGGATTAGGAAAGGGTATGGCTTGGATAAATGGAAATAGCATTGGAAGATACTGGCCCAGTTTCCTTGCCGAGGATGATGGTTGTAGCACTGACCTATGTGATTATAGGGGTCCTTATGATAACAACAAATGTGTTAGCAACTGCGGAAAGCCGACTCAAAGATG GTATCATGTTCCTCGCTCTTTCCTTCAAGACAATGAGAATACTTTAGTTCTATTCGAAGAGTTTGGTGGAAACCCATCACAAGTAAACTTTCAAACAGTTGTGACTGGTGTAGCATGTGTTAGCGGTGATGAAGGAGAAGTTGTAGAAATATCATGCAATGGTCAATCAATTTCAGCAGTTCAATTTGCCAGTTTTGGTGATCCTCAGGGTACTTGTGGTTCCTCTGTTAAAGGAAGCTGTGAAGGAACAGAAGATGCATTATTAATTGTCCAAAAG gCTTGTGTTGGAAATGAGAGTTGCAGTCTTGAAGTTTCTCATAAATTATTTGGATCAACTAGTTGTGACAATGGTGTCAACAGGCTAGCTGTAGAGGTTCTATGTTAG
- the LOC8259072 gene encoding beta-galactosidase 7, whose product MLSGWIDIVLISTLALLSLCSATTVEYDSNALIINGERKIIFSGAIHYPRSTPEMWPELINKAKDGGLDAIETYVFWDRHEPVRRQYDFSGNLDIVKFFRVIQEAGLYVILRIGPYVCAEWNYGGFPMWLHNTPGVELRTDNEIYKNEMQTFTTKVVDILKAEKMFAPQGGPIIIAQIENEYGNIMEPYGDAGKRYIQWCAQMAVAQNVGVPWIMCQQGDAPQPIINTCNGYYCDTFKPNNPKSPKMFTENWSGWYKLWGGKTSYRTAEDMAFSVARFVQAGGVFNNYYMYYGGTNFGRTAGGPYITASYDYDSPLDEYGNLNQPKWGHLKQLHASIKLGEKIITNGTVTIKNFQAGVDLTAYTNNATRERFCFLSNINIADAHIDLQQDGNYTIPAWSVSILQNCSKEIFNTAKVNTQTSLMVKKLYENDKPTNLSWVWAPEPMKDTLLGKGRFRTSQLLDQKETTVDASDYLWYMTSFDMNKNTLQWTNVTLRVTSRGHVLHAYVNKKLIGSEFSKQVGSQLVIQGEFTFEKPVTLKPGNNVISLLSATVGLANYGSFFDKTPVGIVDGPVQLMANGKPVMDLSSNLWSYKIGLNGEAKRFYDPTSRHNKWSAANGVSTARPMTWYKTTFSSPSGTDPVVVDLQGMGKGHAWANGKSLGRYWPSQIANANGCSGTCDYRGPYNAGKCTRNCGIPTQRWYHVPRSFLNSNGKNTLILFEEVGGDPSGISFQIVTTETICGNAYEGSTLELSCQGGRTISEIQFASYGNPQGTCSSFKKGSFDAMNSVQMVQKECVGKDSCSIIASDETFMVNEPQGISNKRLAVQAHCSNSQEVASKRQNKKV is encoded by the exons ATGTTATCAGGTTGGATTGACATTGTTCTCATTTCAACTCTAGCTTTGCTGAGCTTGTGCTCTGCAACTACGGTTGAATATGATTCTAATGCCCTTATCATCAATGGTGAACGTAAAATCATTTTCTCCGGCGCAATTCATTACCCGCGTAGCACTCCTGAG ATGTGGCCTGAGCTGATAAATAAGGCCAAGGATGGTGGCCTTGATGCTATTGAAACTTATGTCTTCTGGGACCGTCACGAGCCTGTCCGGCGTCAG TATGATTTCTCTGGAAATTTGGACATTGTTAAATTCTTCAGAGTCATTCAGGAAGCTGGACTCTATGTCATTCTCCGGATTGGCCCTTATGTTTGTGCTGAATGGAATTATGG TGGCTTCCCTATGTGGCTGCACAATACTCCAGGGGTTGAACTGAGGACAGACAATGAGATTTACAAG AACGAAATGCAAACTTTTACAACTAAGGTTGTAGATATCTTGAAAGCAGAAAAGATGTTTGCTCCGCAGGGAGGACCTATAATCATTGCACAG ATAGAGAATGAATATGGAAACATAATGGAACCTTACGGAGATGCGGGTAAAAGATATATTCAATGGTGTGCACAAATGGCTGTAGCCCAAAATGTTGGAGTTCCATGGATTATGTGCCAGCAAGGAGATGCTCCACAACCTATA ATCAATACCTGCAATGGCTACTATTGTGATACATTCAAACCCAACAATCCTAAAAGTCCAAAAATGTTCACTGAAAATTGGAGTGGATG GTATAAACTTTGGGGCGGGAAAACCTCGTATAGGACTGCCGAAGATATGGCATTTTCAGTTGCACGATTTGTCCAAGCTGGAGGCGTCTTCAATAACTATTACATG TATTATGGAGGAACGAACTTTGGACGCACAGCAGGAGGTCCTTATATCACCGCGTCATATGATTATGATTCGCCACTTGATGAATATG GAAATCTGAATCAGCCCAAATGGGGGCATTTGAAGCAACTCCATGCATCTATCAAATTGGGAGAGAAAATCATCACTAATGGTACAGTAACAATCAAGAATTTCCAGGCAGGGGTTGAT CTGACTGCATACACCAATAATGCTACGAGGGAAAGATTCTGTTTCTTGAGCAATATAAACATTGCCGACGCTCATATTGATCTGCAACAGGACGGCAATTACACCATCCCTGCTTGGTCTGTTAGTATTCTCCAAAATTGCAGCAAGGAAATTTTCAACACTGCCAAG GTTAACACACAGACATCTTTGATGGTAAAGAAACTCTATGAGAATGATAAACCTACAAACCTTTCCTGGGTGTGGGCACCTGAACCTATGAAAGACACACTTCTAGGAAAGGGTAGATTTAGAACATCACAGCTGCTTGATCAAAAAGAAACAACAGTTGATGCCAGCGACTATTTGTGGTACATGACTAG TTTCGACATGAACAAGAACACATTGCAGTGGACTAATGTGACTCTGCGAGTGACCTCAAGAGGCCATGTACTTCATGCCTATGTTAACAAGAAACTGATAg GTTCCGAATTTTCCAAGCAAGTGGGCAGCCAACTAGTAATCCAGGGAGAGTTTACGTTTGAGAAGCCTGTTACTCTGAAACCTGGAAATAACGTCATAAGCTTGCTCAGTGCCACTGTTGGATTAGCT AATTACGGTTCATTTTTTGACAAGACTCCTGTTGGCATAGTGGACGGACCTGTTCAATTGATGGCAAACGGAAAGCCTGTAATGGATTTATCATCAAATTTGTGGTCGTATAAG ATTGGGTTGAATGGTGAGGCTAAGCGATTTTATGATCCAACTTCACGCCATAACAAATGGAGTGCCGCTAATGGAGTTTCCACTGCAAGACCAATGACTTGGTACAAG ACCACCTTCAGTTCTCCTTCAGGTACAGACCCTGTGGTGGTGGACTTGCAAGGGATGGGAAAAGGGCATGCTTGGGCAAATGGCAAGAGCCTTGGTCGGTATTGGCCTTCACAAATTGCTAATGCTAATGGATGTAGTGGCACCTGTGACTATCGCGGACCTTATAATGCTGGCAAATGTACGAGAAATTGTGGCATTCCTACTCAAAGATG GTACCATGTTCCGAGGTCATTCCTGAATAGCAATGGAAAAAATACATTGATTTTGTTCGAAGAAGTAGGCGGGGACCCTTCAGGCATATCCTTCCAGATTGTTACTACTGAAACTATCTGCGGAAATGCATACGAAGGAAGCACATTGGAACTGTCCTGCCAAGGCGGACGAACAATATCAGAAATTCAGTTTGCAAGCTATGGTAATCCCCAAGGAACCTGCAGCTCATTCAAGAAGGGCTCATTCGATGCAATGAATAGTGTCCAGATGGTCCAaaag GAATGTGTTGGAAAAGATAGCTGTTCAATTATTGCGTCTGATGAAACATTTATGGTAAATGAACCTCAAGGCATCAGCAACAAGAGGCTAGCTGTCCAAGCTCACTGCTCAAACTCTCAGGAAGTAGCATCTAAAAGGCAAAATAAGAAAGTTTAG